The genomic window ACTTCTATAAATCTGTTGACAATTGCGAAATGtattttcttcatattcaacttttactgacgtcttactgtcatttatttttatatcataCGTAGGTTAGTCGATTTGGTggatctaatatatatatatatatatatatatatatatatatatatatatatatatatacatacacacacacacatatatatatacattattgtGGGAAAATGATGGatcttgttttttatatatattttttgaaaaactttataTGGGTTTGGTTATCAAGTTCGCTAGCTGTTGCTTGAAAGcgatctttatatatatatatatatatatatatatatatatatatgtgtgtgtgtgtgtgtgtgtgtgtgtgtgtgtgtgtgtgtgttacattttgaataaaaaacaaatttacatgtgaaaaatATGGTCTCTCTTTTTGTACTTATAGGTCATGTCACGTATTCTCATGTCTTGCCCTAATATCAGTCATGCACTTTAACCACTTTTTTTGATAAGTAGTGCAAATGGTGAGGTTGGATGTCATATTGTAGTTATGTTGGTAgttcaaatcttgaaaagtgTTACGCGCCCTTATACATgttcttatctctctctctttgtttttttaatataaaaataaatagtcAAACATCTAAAACAAGCTCACCATCACCATCATTTTACTTATCTTTCTCAATAATAACACTGAGCACTAGAAGTTTTCCattaatcaaatgaataaaacatGGAAATACGGACactaagaaaataaagacaGCCCATACTTGCTAGCTGCCTTTTACCTTATCAAGCCAAAGGAGACAAGCCATATTACACtaaaaaataagggaaaaaaaactcGTTCAAGAATTCATTCCAAGTGTTGGGTAGCCCGGGCAGGCACCAATGGATACAGTCGGTGTAAGTCTCAGGGTCAGCCTTTTGCTCAGGGTTCAGAAGCTTGCCTTGTCGGATCTTGTAAACGGATATATGTGCATCTTTTTGGTACTCGGATTGGGTCGTCAGGTTCACGGAGAACACTGGAACCTTCATCGAGGGGGTCACGTACATTGCCACCACTGAGAGTCGCCGGTCCGTTCCCACCTCCAAGTGTGAGATGTTCTTCGGGATCGACGTGGTGTCCAACGCACACTTGATTCCGTTCAGGTTGAACCAGTCCATGCTCCTACAACATCCAACATTATTATTAAGGGGAAAAGTTGCCGGCAATGCCGGCTGTGTCCCTTCTACTGGGCCAAGCTTCTTTACAAattagttttcaaaaatatgttatGTTTTGGCGACAAAAAACAGTTTGCCGCAATTTGTTCTAAAGTTAGtgaatttttgtaaaacattGTAATACAATATTTTATGAGTCTGCTTCAttctttaaaacaaatttactaaatcatggggAGTAAAAAATTGAGCGCTTAAGCCTCCAACACTTTTTAGCATATTTGATTTGGCTTAGCAACATTCAAACAAGTAGTTTTAATTTGCAAGGTAagtattataataataaatcagagaAGTGCTTATGGACAGGGGCAAAGCAAAGGCTCCCCcttaagatttttgaaaaataagatgttAGATGTTAGAGAGAATTTAAATGACACTtcaaaaaaccaggttttttggAGTATttgtgtacgggtattatacggcgatAAATtcctcgggtataatacggtaaagttgtatatctcgagaaaatctcagcaaattttaaaaaatttaaaaaatttaaaaaaatttaaaaatttaaaaaatcctgaaaattacaagaaaataaaaataatacaaaaaaatgcaaaaaagatgcatataatacgtgttttttttcaagtttttttattttctggcgttttttttttaagacacaTCTAATTGCCATTTTATACAGCTAACTTATTTCTCGAGTATTATGCGCGTATTTTTCGAATAATATGTGTTTTATGTAACAATagtcaaaacctagttttgtaaAATAGAGTATACAAGCCGATCGTTAAAATTCATGTAAAACTAGATTTTAGATGTAAATGAATGGGATTTGGATTGTGACGGCTCTCCCACTCCTCCATCGCCATTCATCGTTAGGTCTCTTTCGCCTGATGATGGGTAGAGGACGATGAGGAAGGGCCACCGGCCAccagaaaggaagagagaacaGAAACATAAAAAGGGAAGGAAGGTAACACTTTATTTCTTAAATCATATTGAATACCTCTCAATTCAGTACCGACATCtttgaatacaaacaaagaacCTAAATCAAACCCCAAATTGAGTTGTGCGTGTCATTGGGTGCACGGAACCCTCGTATACATAGAAACTTTTTggtaatatttaaaaaaaaatgtcttttataatttttatatgGATGGATAACAagttgaatccaaaatccagaTCCGGAAACAAAATGTGCTCCTCGTTGGCCAAGTTGTTTACGTTCTCTATCGCATGCAATCCCTCTGATCAGCCGACCATGTCGCCCCTACGTGACACCGATCTTGTGGGCCAAGTTGATTACATTCTTCTGCTTGTCCGTTTAatctgtttcatatatatatatatagaaaaccATATGCACCATGAAAGTTCATCCAGAGGCTTCATTTTAGGCAAAGTAGCATACATCTTTATTCAAATTATTGAAGGGTCACTCATAGATTCTCTTTGTGTCCTTCATCTATTTGGATGCCTAACCATCATATGAAACTATACAATTGCGCAGCCGAATGTGGaatcaaattgaaaaatgagGCCGAACCTCGCAACTTTTTAGCCCAAGGGTGACTAGACTTGCTATGAACGAGAAATGATTAAGCTGCTGTCATTGTTCttataatattaataaaaaacatttgatAAAATGATACAAGGCTAGATAAATGGCCCAATGAAGAAGATAACCAAGCTGAGAAATGAGAGCAAAAATGGCAACAAGGCTCATTAAAGATGGTTACTAATGAGGAAGGAACCACAACCCAGCTTAGCTTTAGGGAAATAGAAAGACAGTGAGATAATCATCTCGCTCGTTTGAAATCTACTACTCGAAGTGACCACACCCAGTCAAACAGATTTTTCGGTAGCGGAACAAGTTGGATCCACACTTTTGAACCATATTCGATTCGTGGACTATACAGTAATTTACGGATTTGGATTGGCTAAATTAGGAtcgaaaaccattttgaactttaTACGTGGATTTTGGCTAAATTAGGATCTACACTgctctaaaaatgaatctgatctgaatccatatccatatctgattggatatttgtatatatctgaatccgaaccagatcgaatgtcatttattacatcCGATTCTAATCTGATctgatctaatttcttaatctaatattattttttttctacattcGATTTTTTTGATCGATTAAGTcaaatatctgattcaaattgaCATGGTTAGTGGCCCATGTGAAAATAGTTTCTAGAACTTTATTTGGTAGGTCTCGGACAGTACCAACTCTCACATTATATAtggttaaaaaggaaaatagaaagttccaataatttatttaatatgGAGAGGAGACATGCTGCAAAAGAAGACTTTGGTTCTTCTCTCCTCGATACTGGCATCGACCACATTGGCCAAGTCTTCAACACCCTTTCATACGCCATACGCCACTGGCCTCTTGATCTCGTCGTATTCCGTGGAGCCATTCTCGAATGGCCCCTGCCTGCCATTTTCGGCGAGAAAGAGATCAGTAAGAGGAAACAAATATGAGTCACCCCCAGCAATTCCCGAACTTCAATCCAAAAGCATAATTAACTTACAAAACTTTCATCTTGAATGTGTTCATCCACATGATATAGAGATCGATTCAGGCATTATCTTACGTTTGAAAATTTGTGGAAACGTTAAAGCATTGTTTTTTAAGCGTTATTACAAGTTTCATTGCAATTCTCATTCAAGAGTAGAGGTGGCACGGGGTTGGTTACCTGGCTGATACTCCCGTAAAATTGGGTGCCGTTGGGCTTTGGCCGAGTCAAGTTagtaacttattttttaatatgattttaattgaatatatatatatatatatatatatatacaattatgtATAATTTGTTATAATTAAGTGTATTTATGTATTAAATTAcactaaaatatatattttttcagtCTAATTAAAGTGGGTGGGCTTGAGTTGTGACAGTCATACTCAGGTTAAGCCCAAGCTGCGGTCATGAGCTAGGATCAGCCCAATGCCCGCGTCAGTAAGGTGAGAGTTCATGCTCATCCTTCTTCTGGGCATCAGGTATAAAGGTGTCATCTAGTAGGAGTTGTCGAttgctgttttttttatgttttactcGAAATATCCATTCAAGTGACCACCTGTCTTTTCATGTAAACTCAAAAGCCAGCTTCATATTTCTTGATTTCCTCATACAGGCAACACtttgttaaaaaatagttaaacgaGGGACGGCCCTCATATTTCTACATTTCCTCATACAATAAGCACTTCGATCCAAACCCATCTCAAATTGAACCACGAAGAATGACTTCAGATCTAAGGTTTTGACATGAAAGCAAGGTTCTCAGATGCGGAGATCCTTTGTTTTTCTAAACTGTGGGTCCGGAAAAACAGTTTTCATATCCTTGGATTATAGTTCAAAATCAGTGTTCAAACCAATAGATTCGGACCTACATAAACAATTTATACGTAAACCCAACAAATCCTTAAAAAATAGTTGATTAAATAAATTTTCCCGGTTGAAAATCgttattttgttgaattttcaAACATGCAATAAGTGAAGAATAGATTGAAATGGCGGAATGTAATCAGGCGGCAATGTGGCCCACACCCAAAATGTTCTTGGTTTAAATCTTGTAATACTATCAGgttttaatttgttatttttttaagctGCAAGCAGTAGCAATTTTGATTATTGAGTTGAAGAATGTATTGTAAGTCTATTCAATCTCCAAAACAAATCAAAACCTTAGAGGCATGAAGGCAtgattttgattgttttaaaCCAAAAGTGGTTTTTCtcaagtaaacattaaaaaagaaagatcagtGAAAATCAGTGGGATTCTACACACCAAGGTTGGGTTTGATAGTCTCATATCTGATATCTGAAGATGTATTGAATTGAATGATATGCTTCCCAATCGAGATGCATCGAGAGACTTTTCTTAATAGGTTTGAATGATATGCTTCCCAATCGAGATGCATCGAGAGACTTCTCTTAATAGGTTTGAATGATATGCTTCCCAATCGAGATGCATCGAGAGACTTTTCTTAATAGGTTTGAATGATATGCTTCCCAATCGAGATGCATCGAGAGACTTTTCTTAATAGGTTTGAATGATATGCTTCCCAATCGAAATGCATCGAGAGACTTTTCTTAATAGGTTATGAAAAAGCTTGCAGATAAGTTATTAGTGGTATTAGATTTTTCTGGTAAGTTCAGGAAAACTAATTTAAACATtagtttttcatgattttttatttattatatctTTCTTGTTCGTTTCCTCTAACAGCCAAGTCTATTGGTAGCCACGATCAAATAAATAAAGTGGTACCCACGATTTTCCGGAGGACCCAATACTGCTGTCAGTATCGATATCAGAGTCAGATTAGCTTGCTGTCGCTATAttttactttaaaaataaaaaaaaaaataatgaataagtGCTCCTAAAATtattcaataaaaccaaaaaaattcacAGATACCCACAGCTGCACCCACTAGCTTCCTCTACTTTCCCTTCGTAAACACTACTTTCCTTTTtatcagaaatatttttcccacAAATTGTGGAAGCAGCGCCCTACCTaccaaacattttcttcatAGGGTGTTTGTAACAGAAATATTATAAGGAGGAGCGTGGGACAATTAGTTGATTTGAGTGTTGCACTAATAACGGGTTCTCGATTAGATTATTACGAGTATTACTCCTTTGAACAGAAAGCAGCGACATGCACAACATTCAGACTCACAACCGAGCccagttaaaatgtcatattactaaattacttatataatatatgttgttctgttattttcctttacaatacaattattcaagtatgttatatacattaataactaaattttgcttattctgttatgtagataataaatttaaataataataataataaaatactcttgtcgcacctaaattttttgagatatgcCGCTCCGGCACCTGAACCCCGCATTCTGGTGACATAGTGTAGGGGCCACCCTCGGCTTCTCGCTCGTGACGGTCTGGAAAGCAGATGACTCTAACACCTCCTCCGCCAGCCTGCAGCAAGTTAACGACAATATGGACACCGGCAGAGGAAGCCACCGACGGTGCCCAGCAAGTAGCATATCGCATAAGAAGAAGCAAACTCCGATGGTCAAATGAGGATCTCCTGTGACACCACCACCACGacctttttccaatttttcgAAAAACCAATTACCTCATCTCTTGGTCCTTTTGTTTTCATACTGTTTTCCAAAttttagtttctctctctctctctctctctcttcatgggCACAAGAGGGCGAAAGATGTTTCTGTGTACGTCATGCTTACAGTTTGCTTCAATCTTCTATGTTTATTGGTTCCCTCATAATCTCCTTTGGGTTGGGGTTTTATTTGACGATCCAAAACTCTTGTCTGGCTTATTTTGTTGGACTGCATTGAGACTCAAAATAACCTCAAAAGATCTCGTTTTCACCTTGCGACCAAGTTCCCATTATGTTTTTGTGTCTAAAAAACTATCACTCCTTTGCTGTGGTTTTGTCGAGTGTCTCAATATCTTTATGTGCTTACCTGGTCTATGCCTCATAATAGattgagaaacaaaataaatggcGTACCATTTAGagagtttgttttttttatgttttggtggGTTATTTAGAACTCTAGGAAttatattatttataaaaatgaGGTTGTCTCAGTTCAATGCATGACATCATTCATTTTGTACGATGTTTGGACAATTTCTCATAACTTATGAGGGAATGGTACTACCTTCTTCTTACAAGAATTAAGAGCTGAGTCTTAgatgtaatttctttttcaggttcaaCGTTTTGTTGGTCTTCGTTAATGttattttcatctctttttctctctcctcttagTTTTCTATCTAAACATTTGATTTGCCAAAACCAGTTTCCAAGGAACAATATCTATTTGTCTTCCTAATTAGGTAGACAGTCCAAAGTACAACATCCAAACCAGAAATTATTTTTAGCTACAAGACACTGAATTTCTTTGACCATGACTCCATACCATAAACGAGCTAGGGAATCAAAGAGTTTTAGCCTAGGTTCAATGCTCCCAATTAGCTGGATCTGGCCCCATTATTAAATATGGGCTTGCATGCCTGAAGGGGCAGCTGGGCAGCTGCCCTTATACATGCTCACAAGTGGTGTCGAAGACACATGTAGACTTATGTAGGCAATTGTCTCCAGGGGCAGAGCTAAGATTTTTTGCAAGGACGGGCCAAATGAAGACTGGGTTTTGtgagttggatttggatagTGTCAAATTGAACtcatattcaaaaaatacatggagacaaaaaagtaattttttaatttttacactgtattttttttttcatttggttgggggtggggccatggcctaggcgggcccccctTCCTCCGCCCCTGATTGTCTCCACAGACTCCTATATActacttatttacatataattgcCTAATAGTTTTTATTTGATCGTCTacttatttctatgttatgtTGCTAAAATGGAAAGACATATCTTTAATTATTTTACACTGAAAGTGTAGGTGGAGTAGAACTCATAGCACAAATAAAGGATCCAGCACATGCACATGCGTGGAGTGAATTTTACATGGAATTGAAACTGTCCTTGAAAGAGATCGTGAACAAAAGTCTTACTTCTAGTCAACTTTCCAACGTGCTGCTCATTCATGACAATGTCATATGGATCGatcttcatgactttttttctttttgatgtaATATGAGCTGGCATTTTGATGTGAACTTGTTTTCCCAATTTTTATAATGCCACTCTCTTAGAATCAGTCAAAATGAGCCTCAAGAGCAATCCTCAAATTAATTTaccagttaaaaaaaaaagtactgaAAATTTATCTCAAATATTACATTCTTTAGCCTCAAAGGCTGCAGGATGGCTGGTTTGTAGATGGTATATGTGGTGTATTCTTACTTTGATTTTTATTGGTGCTACTATCCTAGACAATAAAATATGTGGTGTATTCttatttactttgatttttatggGTGCTACTATCCTAGACAATAAAATATGTTGTTCTACATCGAGTTGAAGGTGGTCCGCTGCCTATCTAGGCTTCAATGCAGCCAAAGACCCTATAAGAAGGGAGAATGGGTTGAGCCTTTTATGTGCAGTTGTTTATGAACCTCCTACTCACTCAAAATAATATATGAATTATATATGATGGTGGACATGGGTAGCtccactttaaagtttaaaccctTAAAGTCAAAGATCATCTCATAGACAGGAAACGAAACTCCTGATTCTCTAACTTTGAGTGACGAGCTAAGTTCTTTGCAATTTTCATATTAGGTGATGGAAGGTTTTGGCCTCAGTAGATGGAACTTAAAGTGGGTCCACTCCCAAACCCATGAATATTTAGATCCTTCCAATTATTGTAAGTCATCTCTTCCAAGAACTGCCATAAGAACCATGAACCATTCAATATTGTTTGATGCATGCCTTCTATATTGCCCAAACCGCATGCCCAGATGCATAGATAGATTAATGGCATGGATACATAAACATTCACACAATATATTTAGAGACCACTCAAGAGGATATCATAGACTTTCAAAAGATTCAAGTTTGATAAGTAGACTTCTCGTCAAGTTTGGAGGACAGCTTAACAAATGAACCCAGAATTAGAAATACAGAATCTCAAActcatactctctctctctctctctctctctctctctctatatatatatatatatatatatatgtatatatatatatatattatatatatatatctgtgtgtatgtgtgtgtgtttgcgtgtgtatatataaatatatatataaaggggtACATCTGCGTCAGTGTTAATTGGTTGATCACTGGATTTGTTTGTTTTCGAGTCGCTTATCcgcatttttatatataatgcTTAAGATATTTTAAATTGTCTATGATATGTTCTCTTATGAAATAATGCATGGTTCTACTATGTTTACGATTTTATGCGCTTAATTACGCTAAATGTACTAATCAAATATTGAAGCATAATCACTTAGTCTTCTGTCACATAAACATGTTCAGGGTCTCCATATATGAACCCAAATAGAGTAGTCTGCTCACAGTCTGCTCTTCTAATTAgcatgaaaaaagaaactaaaacataACTAAATAGATGTCTTCATTTCTCTGCCCCGACTTTAAAGTTCTTTCTTCACTAGTTAATACGCATTCCAGACATTTCATCATCAGCAGGACAGCCTGCAGATAATCAGATAGTAGTGATCAAAGTAGTGAAATATATAAGATGCAGATGACAGAAGTACGATATAGAATGGACGGTGTGAAGGCGTTCCTTTATGTTTTCAGGTTTTTCAGATTACCAGAGCTGCAAGCATGGTGATGGAAGTTTGGTTCTTGCAGGTTTGGCTGAGTGGGTTGAAGCCAGTTGGAGAAAGGAGGAGAAAGCTGAAGCAGGTCTCTGGATTGCTCATCTTGATCGAAGGTGCCAAAGTCGTCGACCAGCGGTGGGGCATCTATCACCTGAAGTAGGTCTCTGGGTTGCTCATCTTCAGTGACAAAGTCATCGACCGGCGCTGGGTCATCTATCACCAGGGGCTTCTTTGCCTTTTGGCGTTCAAAAAGCTGCGAGAGAAACAAGATAGGTAAAAGTGAAAATGTAatatcttcttccattttctctgtttctttccctttctaGAACATGGAAGAGAACTCGTTACATGCCgaaaaagaagatggaatcagcacgaaaaaaaaaacaagaatgaatcACCAGTTTAATTTTGGTAGGTACTGTAAGGCGTAATTTCTTATAAGATTCAGATCAACAGAATCTTTATGGGATAATATTAGCTTCTACTTAAATTTCTTCTAGTAGCACCTTTCCATGCCGTTGTACAATGAATAAGAAAGCACACTTATTTGACTCAGAAGCAGATACACCAAGCTAGATTTTAACTTTTATAAGTTCCAGATTTTCAGGctgaaatttcaaacaaaactcgcataaatatgaacctaAGGACGGAGCCAAAGCCTATCCAACACAAAAAGAACAGTTATAGATCTGCAGAAatggaaaacaggaaaaagaacgaagttgaaacttgaaagtagaGATTACCGCTCTCGAGAATTCATTGTTGTGTACTTCCAAAAGGCACTGCTCCTATTCAAAGGAGAAGACAGTTGAGCTCTCAACGTGATCTTGATTTTTGTTTACAACTTTATGGCTTGAACTAAATGAAGAAACCATGCATTTAAGTACAAGTGGTACCTTTCTACGCAAGTCGTCAAGCTCTTCTTTGAGCAACTGGATCTGCGTAAGCTTCCATGTGTTAGTGAACCCAGAGGGAGAGCGAGAAAGAAAGTGATAGAGAAGAGCATGAGGAGTTGTCGTTGTCATTGTACCTCCCTTGAGCGGACTCGATCTAAAGAAGCTTCAAGTTGCTTATCAAGGTGTTTCAAATCGGTCATGGTGAGAGTGGTGAGATCCTCCGCAGTTAAGTGTCGCATGGTTTCTCGCAGCTTGTCATTCTCATTCTTCATTTTCGTCATCTCACAGTATATCTGCTGGCAATGGTCAGGTAATCTTATCAAACTCAATTGCGAGAATCAATCTTCTGTACGATATCGTACTAATTTAcgtaaaagggaaaaaaaatgtgaagatcTGTCGCTGCTGACCAACCTGTTTATCATCGTATTCCTGAATTCGAGTGCCTGATGCTTTCTTGAATCTATCAATAATCTGGCACATGCTGCAAGAGTGACCACTTTTTATTTCATCATTTGATACATGGTAATAGCTACTATGTGCTCACAATGatgaaataaatattctataacATGACTAACAACTTGTAAACACAGAAACAGAGTATATGACATTTGATTgcgaaaattatattttagaagAGATAACGTATAAACGTCTAAAGATCTGGCAAATTATTAGTGCAATCGACCAACAAAATGTGGTATTTAATTGGGTAGCTCTCCCTTCATAATCGTTAAAGTTCCTAGATCTGAAATTCTCGTTTATATGTCCTGCAGGGTCACTAGTAGCAGTTGGATTGAAATCTTAGCATCTCGGCTCATCTAAGCTACACATAGCAGCAAAAGTTCGTATGCATATCGTTATTGTACCATACAAATAACCAACTCCTCCTCCTGCTGCACATTTCACGAATAGAGTCATCTACTTTCGTTCCTTAACTTCGCCGTTCTTTCTGAAGATGAATCTTGGGAAATTTAAACCTCAAAATtactcaagaaaaataaaaagtcgaGAAGAAATCTT from Nymphaea colorata isolate Beijing-Zhang1983 chromosome 6, ASM883128v2, whole genome shotgun sequence includes these protein-coding regions:
- the LOC116256481 gene encoding MADS-box protein AeAP3-2-like isoform X1, yielding MRRIENTTDRQVTFSDRRDGLLEKAHELAVLCDAQIGLIIFSSSGQMFEYCSPHSSMCQIIDRFKKASGTRIQEYDDKQQIYCEMTKMKNENDKLRETMRHLTAEDLTTLTMTDLKHLDKQLEASLDRVRSREIQLLKEELDDLRRKEQCLLEVHNNEFSRALFERQKAKKPLVIDDPAPVDDFVTEDEQPRDLLQVIDAPPLVDDFGTFDQDEQSRDLLQLSPPFSNWLQPTQPNLQEPNFHHHACSSGCPADDEMSGMRIN
- the LOC116256481 gene encoding MADS-box protein AeAP3-2-like isoform X2, which codes for MRRIENTTDRQVTFSDRRDGLLEKAHELAVLCDAQIGLIIFSSSGQMFEYCSPHSSMCQIIDRFKKASGTRIQEYDDKQIYCEMTKMKNENDKLRETMRHLTAEDLTTLTMTDLKHLDKQLEASLDRVRSREIQLLKEELDDLRRKEQCLLEVHNNEFSRALFERQKAKKPLVIDDPAPVDDFVTEDEQPRDLLQVIDAPPLVDDFGTFDQDEQSRDLLQLSPPFSNWLQPTQPNLQEPNFHHHACSSGCPADDEMSGMRIN